One stretch of Rathayibacter festucae DSM 15932 DNA includes these proteins:
- a CDS encoding VOC family protein, with amino-acid sequence MSITSTLHLNFRGNAKEALEFYHSVFGGDLVLAPYGNVEAGQSAAQSEQIAWGQVTAPNGFHVMAYDVQDSLPHAAGENAFYVSLRGTESAEIERLGTALAESEGAVVHVPFGPSVFSPLYGKLTDRFGVTWIIDVVVPWAG; translated from the coding sequence GTGAGCATCACCAGCACCCTGCACCTCAACTTCCGCGGCAACGCGAAGGAGGCGCTCGAGTTCTACCACTCGGTCTTCGGGGGCGACCTCGTCCTCGCTCCCTACGGGAACGTCGAGGCGGGGCAGAGCGCCGCCCAGTCCGAGCAGATCGCCTGGGGGCAGGTGACGGCGCCGAACGGGTTCCACGTCATGGCGTACGACGTGCAGGACTCGCTCCCGCACGCGGCCGGCGAGAACGCGTTCTACGTGTCGCTGCGGGGCACCGAGAGCGCGGAGATCGAGCGCCTCGGCACCGCCCTCGCGGAGTCGGAGGGGGCGGTCGTCCACGTCCCGTTCGGGCCGTCCGTGTTCTCGCCGCTCTACGGCAAGCTGACCGACCGCTTCGGGGTCACCTGGATCATCGACGTGGTCGTGCCCTGGGCGGGATGA
- a CDS encoding MFS transporter, with amino-acid sequence MSSTVPEAAGAPAAEPSAASLRSFGWILVNTAVANVTTSFLWFALTFWVYLETRSVLATGIIGGAYMLLVAVFAMAFGTIVDRHRKHRVMVFAGAVTLVSFGAAGGLYLALPEATLLDFGGPWFWVFSGTVLFGAVIENMRNIALSTTVTLMVPVERHANANGLVGTVQGLAFVVTSVFSGLSIGLLGMGWTLLIAIGVSAAALVHLLFLRIAEAIPAAAGSRAPLIDLRGSITAVRAATGLFALIVFSTFNNLIGGVYLALMDPYGLELFPVELWGVVLGVTATGFIIGGLLVAKLGLGRNPIRTMLLLVMAMGVIGAVFTLRDWWWLYAGGIWVYMTLIPAVEAAEQTVVQKVVPFETQGRVFGFAAALESAAAPITAFLIAPIAEFALIPYMESADGRAAYGWLLGDGVGRGIALVFLIGGVIMVVAAGAAMLTRSYRTISAQYLRAEPPADDVLPEPSSDDLEPAPGESSVEQQR; translated from the coding sequence ATGTCCTCGACCGTCCCCGAGGCCGCCGGCGCACCCGCCGCGGAGCCGAGCGCGGCGAGCCTGCGCTCCTTCGGCTGGATCCTCGTCAACACCGCGGTCGCGAACGTGACGACGAGCTTCCTCTGGTTCGCGCTGACCTTCTGGGTGTACCTCGAGACGCGGTCGGTGCTCGCCACCGGGATCATCGGCGGCGCGTACATGCTGCTCGTCGCGGTCTTCGCGATGGCGTTCGGCACGATCGTGGACCGGCACCGGAAGCACCGGGTGATGGTGTTCGCCGGGGCGGTGACGCTGGTGTCGTTCGGCGCCGCCGGCGGCCTCTACCTCGCGCTGCCGGAGGCGACGCTGCTGGACTTCGGCGGGCCCTGGTTCTGGGTCTTCTCCGGCACGGTCCTGTTCGGCGCGGTGATCGAGAACATGCGGAACATCGCCCTGTCGACGACGGTGACGCTGATGGTGCCGGTGGAGCGCCACGCGAACGCGAACGGCCTGGTCGGCACGGTGCAGGGGCTCGCGTTCGTGGTGACGAGCGTGTTCAGCGGGCTCTCGATCGGCCTGCTCGGCATGGGCTGGACGCTGCTGATCGCGATCGGGGTCTCCGCCGCGGCACTCGTGCACCTGCTGTTCCTGCGGATCGCCGAGGCGATCCCCGCGGCGGCCGGCTCGCGGGCCCCGCTGATCGATCTGCGGGGGAGCATCACGGCGGTGCGCGCGGCGACCGGGCTGTTCGCGCTGATCGTCTTCTCGACCTTCAACAACCTGATCGGCGGCGTGTACCTGGCGCTGATGGATCCCTACGGACTCGAGCTGTTCCCGGTGGAGCTGTGGGGCGTCGTGCTCGGCGTGACCGCGACCGGCTTCATCATCGGCGGGCTGCTGGTGGCGAAGCTCGGGCTCGGCCGGAATCCGATCCGGACGATGCTGCTGCTCGTGATGGCGATGGGCGTGATCGGCGCGGTCTTCACCCTCCGCGACTGGTGGTGGCTCTACGCCGGCGGCATCTGGGTCTACATGACGCTGATCCCCGCGGTCGAGGCGGCGGAGCAGACGGTCGTGCAGAAGGTGGTGCCGTTCGAGACGCAGGGGCGGGTCTTCGGCTTCGCGGCGGCGCTGGAGTCGGCGGCGGCGCCGATCACCGCGTTCCTGATCGCGCCGATCGCGGAGTTCGCGCTGATCCCGTACATGGAGTCGGCGGACGGGCGGGCGGCGTACGGCTGGCTGCTGGGCGACGGGGTCGGGCGGGGGATCGCGCTCGTGTTCCTGATCGGCGGGGTGATCATGGTGGTCGCGGCCGGCGCGGCGATGCTCACCCGCTCGTACCGCACGATCTCGGCTCAGTACCTGCGCGCGGAGCCGCCGGCGGACGACGTCCTTCCGGAACCGTCGTCGGACGACCTCGAGCCCGCGCCGGGAGAGAGCTCGGTCGAACAGCAGCGCTGA
- a CDS encoding putative quinol monooxygenase, whose product MSDPVVVTAIFTPVEGKRDALVAALSPAIAEVHGEEGCELYAIHDSPDGTIVMLEKWTSAEALDAHGAGDPVVRLNAAIKGLVAAPPVVTRLSPIPAGTATQGAL is encoded by the coding sequence ATGTCCGACCCCGTCGTCGTCACCGCGATCTTCACTCCCGTCGAGGGCAAGCGCGACGCCCTCGTCGCCGCCCTCTCCCCCGCCATCGCCGAGGTCCACGGCGAGGAGGGCTGCGAGCTCTACGCGATCCACGACTCCCCCGACGGCACCATCGTCATGCTCGAGAAGTGGACCAGCGCCGAGGCCCTCGACGCCCACGGCGCCGGCGACCCCGTCGTCCGCCTGAACGCCGCCATCAAGGGCCTCGTCGCCGCGCCCCCGGTCGTGACCCGCCTGTCCCCGATCCCCGCCGGCACCGCCACCCAGGGCGCCCTCTAG